A single Natranaerobius thermophilus JW/NM-WN-LF DNA region contains:
- a CDS encoding Rnf-Nqr domain containing protein, which produces MLLEAYSPALQKSRGIFVPLIVTNCLILERSEAFASKKKSVHLLVMLASVPFIIAGVLSIAFTGFLGVILVLNPDSILKKTRGLPL; this is translated from the coding sequence ATGCTTTTAGAAGCTTACAGCCCAGCTTTGCAAAAATCCCGAGGGATTTTTGTCCCTTTAATAGTTACAAATTGTCTAATTTTAGAGCGATCAGAAGCTTTTGCTTCCAAGAAAAAATCAGTTCATCTCTTGGTGATGCTTGCTTCAGTACCTTTTATCATAGCAGGTGTACTTTCTATTGCCTTTACGGGCTTTTTAGGGGTAATTTTAGTATTAAACCCTGACAGTATTTTAAAAAAAACTAGGGGTTTACCCCTTTAG
- a CDS encoding cobalamin B12-binding domain-containing protein produces MEKFKKELRRLPDISKESVQEYETQQNAIVNKVMEILDNEKNLKALTNNYPENFLYYNQDNLSKLWLSAIYNNKFELAIPYLCWYYRAYSYGGFSEDFFRLELQAWIAATQELLSSSALKELMPFYQWLTDQQGNLIKLANSQTKSVFKIPAWWKRVETSFFSSLMQGDLDRCLEITKRHVTAKEIIPEFYMNVLRPVMYKIGYYWEMGDINMIHEQHATSIVIKVRHYLYNQYLSSTEKDKGKVVFTTAASDSSQLGMKIVGDLLSLYGWDVKYLENFTDNQSKHTLVNQIKEINPDLIGISFSVSFNLVEVHRLISEIRKSDTLKNNYILIGGRVINEFKDINLASLVNADNQAEGAYQALRKTERWCQNKLSVQETKSTVN; encoded by the coding sequence TTGGAAAAGTTCAAAAAAGAGTTACGACGACTTCCTGACATATCTAAGGAGTCTGTTCAAGAATATGAAACACAACAAAATGCCATTGTGAATAAAGTTATGGAAATATTAGATAATGAAAAAAATTTAAAGGCCTTGACAAACAATTATCCTGAGAATTTTTTATATTACAATCAAGATAACTTATCAAAATTATGGTTATCAGCTATTTATAATAATAAATTTGAGTTAGCTATTCCTTATTTATGCTGGTATTACAGAGCTTATAGTTATGGGGGTTTTTCTGAAGATTTTTTTCGATTGGAATTACAAGCATGGATTGCCGCCACTCAGGAACTGCTCTCGTCTTCAGCACTGAAAGAGTTAATGCCTTTTTATCAATGGCTAACAGATCAACAAGGAAATTTAATAAAACTTGCTAATTCCCAAACCAAATCAGTTTTTAAGATTCCAGCCTGGTGGAAACGAGTGGAGACATCTTTTTTCTCATCATTGATGCAGGGAGATTTAGACCGTTGCCTTGAGATAACAAAAAGACATGTGACTGCAAAAGAAATAATACCTGAATTCTATATGAATGTATTGCGCCCTGTTATGTACAAAATAGGATATTATTGGGAAATGGGAGATATTAATATGATACACGAACAACACGCTACTTCCATTGTTATTAAAGTAAGGCATTATCTTTACAATCAGTATTTGTCATCAACAGAAAAGGATAAAGGGAAAGTAGTATTTACAACTGCCGCCTCTGATTCAAGCCAACTGGGTATGAAAATAGTGGGAGATTTATTAAGTCTTTACGGTTGGGATGTGAAGTATCTGGAGAACTTTACAGATAACCAATCAAAACATACTCTCGTTAACCAAATAAAAGAAATTAATCCTGATCTTATTGGGATATCATTCTCAGTATCATTTAATTTAGTAGAGGTCCACAGATTAATATCAGAAATCAGAAAATCTGATACATTAAAAAATAATTATATTTTAATAGGTGGGAGAGTAATTAATGAATTTAAGGATATAAATCTGGCCTCTTTAGTAAATGCGGATAACCAAGCTGAGGGAGCTTATCAGGCTTTAAGAAAAACAGAACGCTGGTGCCAAAACAAATTATCAGTTCAAGAAACTAAATCAACAGTAAATTAG
- a CDS encoding CBS domain-containing protein has protein sequence MKVRDVMTSEIFSVDKGENVSRAAQIMRETNIGVLSVHDGENVVGMLTDRDIAIRNVALENSVNVPCEEAMTADVISCSPENSVEEAADIMAKYQVRRLPVIENGKLVGMVALGDLATENQTKDEAGQTLSQVSTPSRPDLS, from the coding sequence ATGAAAGTTAGAGATGTAATGACTTCTGAAATCTTTTCAGTTGACAAAGGTGAAAATGTCAGTCGGGCTGCTCAAATCATGAGGGAAACTAATATAGGTGTTTTATCAGTACACGACGGAGAAAACGTAGTGGGCATGTTAACAGATAGAGATATTGCTATTAGAAACGTAGCTTTAGAAAACAGTGTCAATGTACCTTGTGAAGAAGCCATGACAGCTGACGTCATTAGTTGTTCACCTGAAAATTCTGTTGAAGAAGCAGCAGATATCATGGCTAAGTATCAAGTTAGACGATTACCTGTTATTGAAAATGGAAAACTGGTGGGAATGGTAGCTTTAGGAGATTTAGCTACTGAAAACCAAACAAAAGACGAAGCTGGTCAAACTTTAAGTCAGGTTTCTACACCTAGCAGGCCTGATTTATCCTAA
- a CDS encoding M14 family zinc carboxypeptidase: protein MNVFNIKKNHKIMLIFLVLIMLSLIITFLLGRDDLNDEIHDTKKNEEKRDGADKDYTELPSWQTIDPQDLDYVVDPYQTYTYDQMEQDLDQLKENYGDLLEVRTIGKSVLGKDLYAVRIGNEDNTILVEASHHAREWISTNLTMKKLDRYAYKYVQNEKIGEFNIREILDDVGIWFVPMVNPDGVTLHQKGLDGIPEEYHDEFVDYNVDWAGEDFYLWKANINGVDLNRQYPADWEDSDCTGVRFAMNYKGEEPLSEPESQALYEFTKETKPLSAISYHTRGQVIFWYYHNKHLERDQEIGDQLSELTGYTLYPPRPDYRGANFNDWFIQKFDRPAYILELVPFTGDEEDRDLDYLKTEWKNNREVAVFLAKVANKKLK from the coding sequence ATGAATGTATTCAATATTAAAAAAAACCATAAAATCATGCTCATTTTTCTTGTTTTAATAATGCTTAGTTTAATTATTACTTTTCTTCTCGGTCGGGATGACTTAAATGATGAAATCCATGATACGAAAAAAAATGAAGAAAAGCGAGATGGTGCTGACAAGGACTATACTGAGTTACCATCATGGCAAACTATTGACCCCCAAGACTTAGATTATGTGGTTGATCCCTATCAGACCTATACTTATGACCAAATGGAACAGGATTTGGACCAATTAAAAGAAAATTATGGTGATTTGTTAGAAGTTAGGACAATAGGAAAATCAGTCCTGGGGAAAGATTTATATGCAGTAAGGATAGGGAATGAGGACAACACAATTTTAGTGGAAGCCAGTCATCATGCCAGGGAATGGATCTCCACTAATTTAACAATGAAAAAATTGGATCGTTATGCTTATAAATACGTCCAAAACGAAAAGATAGGTGAGTTTAATATTAGAGAAATTCTGGACGATGTGGGAATTTGGTTTGTCCCAATGGTCAACCCTGATGGTGTAACATTACATCAAAAAGGGCTTGATGGGATTCCTGAAGAATATCATGACGAATTTGTAGACTATAATGTAGACTGGGCTGGAGAAGATTTTTATTTATGGAAAGCAAATATTAATGGAGTTGACTTAAATAGGCAGTATCCTGCGGATTGGGAAGACTCCGATTGTACTGGTGTTAGATTTGCTATGAATTATAAAGGAGAGGAACCTTTATCAGAACCTGAATCTCAAGCTCTATATGAGTTTACTAAAGAAACCAAACCTTTAAGTGCTATATCATATCACACTCGAGGGCAAGTGATTTTCTGGTATTACCATAACAAACATTTGGAAAGGGATCAGGAAATTGGTGATCAGCTCAGCGAATTAACAGGTTATACATTATATCCTCCTAGACCCGATTACAGAGGTGCAAATTTCAATGACTGGTTTATCCAAAAATTTGATAGGCCAGCTTATATTTTAGAATTAGTGCCTTTCACAGGTGACGAGGAAGATCGTGATTTGGATTATCTTAAGACTGAATGGAAAAATAATCGAGAGGTAGCGGTGTTTTTGGCAAAAGTTGCTAATAAAAAGTTAAAATAA
- a CDS encoding lipopolysaccharide assembly protein LapA domain-containing protein, producing the protein MRPKAIAILVIAIIFLILLFQNTHQVELQLLFWKIDGPLILLILLSLAGGFVIGYLTRALFTISRRNKM; encoded by the coding sequence ATGAGACCTAAAGCCATAGCTATTTTAGTGATAGCAATCATCTTTTTAATTTTATTATTTCAAAATACTCATCAGGTCGAACTGCAGTTACTATTTTGGAAAATTGATGGCCCTTTAATACTACTAATTTTGCTATCCCTTGCCGGTGGATTTGTCATTGGTTATCTTACCAGGGCTTTGTTTACGATTTCAAGAAGAAATAAAATGTAA
- a CDS encoding sigma-70 family RNA polymerase sigma factor: MEKKDIQLLQKAQSGDEQSRELLITSYTSYIQEIASGYCNRKLVWENDDELSIALLALNEAIDSYDLNSNKKFKNYLRMVVKSRLVDYFRTEKRHHHLPLSNNLEESNTELDEPPDNKIEDEAAWKQYHQQKEFQERVEEMSQFEYVLQEYGLSFHDLEQASPKHQKTRDKLVEVAKLIAEREDLLKYIKKKKKLPLKKLILETGNSKKVLKRGRKYILAVTMIISDERFSYLRSLFSLPNKSSEKAQKVTESGSPLKGDEDNVKN, encoded by the coding sequence ATGGAGAAAAAAGACATACAACTTTTACAAAAGGCTCAATCAGGTGATGAACAATCTAGAGAACTTTTAATAACATCATATACTTCATATATCCAGGAAATAGCTTCAGGGTATTGCAATCGTAAACTTGTATGGGAAAATGATGATGAATTAAGCATTGCACTTTTGGCACTGAATGAAGCTATTGACAGTTATGATCTCAACTCAAATAAAAAGTTTAAGAACTATTTGAGAATGGTTGTTAAAAGTCGCCTAGTTGATTATTTTAGAACTGAAAAACGGCATCACCATTTACCATTGAGTAATAATTTGGAAGAATCCAACACTGAATTAGATGAACCTCCTGATAACAAAATTGAAGATGAAGCTGCCTGGAAGCAATACCATCAACAAAAAGAGTTTCAAGAAAGAGTTGAAGAAATGAGTCAATTTGAATACGTATTACAAGAATATGGTTTATCTTTTCATGACCTCGAACAAGCATCTCCTAAACATCAAAAAACTAGGGATAAACTGGTTGAAGTGGCGAAATTAATTGCAGAGCGAGAAGATTTATTAAAATACATAAAAAAGAAGAAAAAATTACCATTAAAAAAGCTCATTTTGGAAACGGGAAATAGCAAGAAAGTGTTAAAACGAGGCAGAAAATATATTCTAGCTGTGACAATGATAATATCAGACGAGCGCTTTTCCTATTTGAGATCACTATTTTCATTACCCAACAAATCATCTGAAAAAGCTCAAAAAGTAACTGAAAGTGGCTCTCCTTTGAAAGGGGATGAAGATAATGTCAAAAATTAA
- a CDS encoding anti-sigma-I factor RsgI family protein, whose product MSKIKAVVIKTEKNYMHVATEDRRFLRVPIPEKGVAKGEEVWIDPENIQEDKFIDTRNSVPPSIKNVVSIAAIFMLLIISPFLSDLFFESDEAVAYLNVDINPGFELAVNSDYKVIEAVPLNETAKDLFQEIQLEDKYLTNSMSKLVNTAREKGYIYDEMDNLIMITLVNVDQVNQKDLTSSNYQNLRDEILTGVEDTEITANIALREGTMAELNQAREQGITLNDYKIKAEVAHTSEGQVESTKEKSQEEIDREKMITELRDEGRSVEELYDEVTQIGKSTTDTKKPSPPDHTPPGQDEQKPPGQREEHPGRSPEEKPPGQDEEKPPGQDENGHPGQRDDDHPGQRDEIPPGQTEDGPPGHENDSPGTDEGYDDKSPGHSEEGPPGQLEQEPPGEPPGQNDNGPPGQQDNGPPGHQQDNGPPGHQDDNLPGKQHENGPPGQGE is encoded by the coding sequence ATGTCAAAAATTAAGGCTGTAGTTATTAAAACAGAAAAAAATTATATGCATGTTGCTACTGAAGATCGCAGGTTCTTGCGGGTTCCTATTCCAGAAAAGGGAGTAGCCAAAGGTGAGGAAGTTTGGATTGATCCTGAGAATATTCAAGAAGATAAATTTATAGATACACGAAATAGTGTGCCACCGTCTATAAAAAACGTGGTTTCTATTGCAGCAATTTTTATGCTATTAATAATTTCTCCATTTCTCAGTGATTTATTTTTTGAATCTGATGAAGCTGTGGCTTATTTAAATGTGGATATAAATCCAGGTTTTGAGTTAGCAGTTAATTCTGATTACAAGGTTATCGAAGCAGTTCCGCTAAACGAAACAGCAAAAGATTTATTTCAAGAGATCCAGTTAGAAGATAAATATCTCACTAATTCAATGAGTAAATTGGTCAATACAGCTAGAGAAAAAGGTTATATTTATGACGAAATGGATAATTTAATAATGATCACATTGGTAAATGTGGATCAGGTTAATCAAAAAGACCTAACTTCTTCTAATTATCAAAATTTAAGAGATGAAATTTTAACCGGGGTGGAAGACACTGAAATTACAGCTAATATTGCATTAAGGGAAGGGACGATGGCTGAACTGAATCAGGCTAGAGAACAGGGAATAACTCTAAATGACTATAAGATAAAAGCAGAAGTTGCTCACACCTCAGAAGGCCAAGTTGAATCAACAAAAGAAAAGTCCCAGGAAGAAATAGATCGGGAAAAAATGATCACGGAGTTACGGGATGAGGGTAGATCTGTTGAAGAATTATACGATGAAGTGACTCAAATAGGTAAATCAACAACAGACACAAAAAAGCCAAGTCCCCCAGATCATACTCCACCAGGGCAAGATGAACAAAAACCCCCTGGCCAAAGAGAAGAACATCCAGGAAGATCTCCTGAAGAAAAACCTCCTGGCCAGGATGAAGAAAAACCTCCAGGTCAAGATGAGAACGGTCACCCTGGCCAAAGAGATGATGATCATCCGGGACAAAGAGACGAAATACCGCCAGGACAAACAGAAGATGGACCACCAGGACATGAGAATGATAGTCCTGGAACTGACGAGGGATATGACGACAAATCTCCTGGTCATTCTGAAGAGGGGCCACCAGGACAGCTAGAGCAAGAACCGCCGGGAGAACCCCCGGGACAGAACGATAATGGTCCCCCTGGGCAGCAGGACAACGGTCCTCCTGGACATCAGCAGGACAATGGACCACCCGGACATCAAGATGATAATCTTCCTGGAAAGCAGCATGAAAATGGTCCCCCTGGGCAAGGTGAATGA
- a CDS encoding exo-beta-N-acetylmuramidase NamZ domain-containing protein, whose amino-acid sequence MSSLASLRREILLLFVLAATIAIISASLGNFTNTTFAREKENMVELGNEVLLDDYLHLVEDKRVGLITNHTGVNSNKESLVDVFMDDDGINLTAVYAPEHGLDGEASAGEYVESYTHEEHDIPVFSLYGQTREPTREMLSKVDVLLFDIQDIGARSYTYISTLNYSMMASEKYDVPVIVLDRPNPLGGMTVEGPVMEEEFISFVGVDKLPKAHGMTVGELAQFFNRKIDVDLTVIPMKNYQRNMIFQDTGLPWVQTSPNIPDLDSCFGYMATGLGEGTGVYQADKFEWIGGKDLDSYKFAEALNQAGLEGVSFIPEDRGSAGGVRLNITDYYAFNPAKTGIYALSQAFKIGDFEVPTSDQGNIVMFDKIMGTDQIGIGLKKELSPQEIEEKYAPELRNFKATRKQYLLDEYQPGILVKVNESIISFDVKPYIDDNNRVLVPLRNISEALGTFVQWEGDHQDVIINKPGGKQIRFTIGSQIAQVNGKDKSMDTEPLIKDGRTMIPARYIGEFLEAQVDWDGQWQRVTIKY is encoded by the coding sequence ATGAGCAGTTTAGCTAGCCTGAGAAGAGAAATATTACTACTATTTGTTTTAGCAGCAACTATTGCAATTATTAGTGCATCTTTAGGAAACTTTACTAATACGACTTTTGCACGTGAAAAGGAGAATATGGTTGAACTGGGTAATGAAGTGCTTTTAGATGATTACCTTCACTTGGTAGAAGATAAACGAGTAGGGTTGATCACCAATCACACCGGTGTAAATAGCAATAAAGAAAGTCTAGTTGATGTTTTCATGGATGATGATGGAATAAATTTAACTGCTGTATATGCACCAGAACATGGTTTGGACGGCGAAGCTAGTGCTGGAGAATACGTAGAATCATATACTCATGAAGAACATGATATTCCCGTTTTCAGTTTATATGGACAGACTAGAGAACCTACCAGGGAAATGTTATCCAAAGTCGATGTATTACTGTTTGATATCCAGGATATAGGTGCCAGAAGTTATACATACATATCCACACTAAATTATTCCATGATGGCTTCTGAGAAATATGATGTCCCTGTAATTGTTTTGGATAGGCCAAATCCCCTTGGGGGCATGACAGTAGAAGGTCCAGTCATGGAAGAAGAATTTATTTCTTTCGTTGGAGTGGACAAGTTACCTAAAGCCCATGGGATGACTGTAGGGGAACTGGCTCAGTTCTTTAATCGTAAAATTGACGTGGACCTGACAGTTATTCCTATGAAAAATTATCAAAGAAATATGATCTTTCAAGATACCGGTTTACCTTGGGTTCAGACTTCGCCTAATATCCCGGATTTGGATTCTTGTTTTGGATATATGGCTACAGGCTTAGGTGAGGGAACTGGTGTTTATCAAGCGGATAAATTCGAATGGATTGGTGGAAAAGATCTCGATTCATATAAATTTGCAGAAGCTCTAAACCAGGCGGGACTTGAAGGGGTTTCTTTTATCCCAGAAGATAGGGGAAGTGCCGGGGGAGTAAGACTTAATATTACTGATTACTATGCCTTTAATCCTGCTAAAACTGGAATTTACGCCTTATCCCAGGCCTTTAAAATAGGAGACTTTGAAGTACCAACTAGTGACCAGGGAAATATTGTCATGTTCGACAAAATTATGGGTACGGACCAAATAGGTATCGGCCTTAAAAAGGAGTTATCTCCACAGGAGATTGAAGAGAAGTATGCTCCTGAGTTACGCAACTTTAAAGCAACTAGAAAACAGTATTTGCTGGATGAATACCAACCGGGAATCCTAGTTAAAGTAAATGAATCTATTATAAGTTTTGATGTCAAACCTTATATCGATGACAATAATCGTGTTTTAGTTCCTCTAAGAAATATATCTGAAGCTCTGGGAACCTTTGTTCAATGGGAAGGAGATCATCAGGATGTGATAATAAATAAACCCGGCGGGAAACAGATACGATTTACTATTGGCAGCCAAATAGCACAAGTAAATGGTAAAGATAAATCTATGGATACTGAACCATTGATCAAAGATGGGAGAACTATGATCCCTGCTCGATATATAGGTGAATTTTTGGAAGCACAGGTAGACTGGGACGGTCAATGGCAAAGAGTCACAATCAAATATTAA
- a CDS encoding DUF418 domain-containing protein: MGSLKERVEIVDALRGFALFGMLIANLGVFTHNEIDFLEMASTIYSQFILNNFYPMFAILFGLSFYMFMSRPRNTKLIFVRRLVILLILGIMHMVFVWHLDILHAYAITGIFLLFFYKMDLSSLKKWLVVLFILDMLFAAFLSDLLSGLVTTSAPSIISSYNASSYGANLSITIENVPGILYDAVVDIPHHLFLFLIGLYLGKSGVFMETRDRLESVVRVSWWSMGLFVLFYFSRMIVRNYGLADEYLSLPLSNLFNLSLTFFYITLFVVFYHWKKDNYIFDRFRLIGKMTLTSYLTHSVIYLLLFYEINLGLYNELPTMLTPLLAVVIYLAQSEFARIWLNKFGHGPVEKVWRFFTYVGTD, translated from the coding sequence ATGGGAAGCTTAAAAGAACGAGTTGAAATAGTTGATGCTTTAAGGGGATTTGCTTTATTCGGAATGTTAATTGCCAATTTGGGTGTCTTTACTCATAACGAAATAGATTTTTTGGAAATGGCTTCTACAATTTATTCTCAATTTATTCTCAATAATTTTTATCCCATGTTTGCGATTTTATTTGGACTCAGTTTTTATATGTTCATGTCTCGTCCGCGTAATACAAAACTTATTTTTGTTAGACGGCTAGTCATACTATTGATACTGGGCATTATGCACATGGTATTTGTATGGCATCTTGATATACTTCATGCTTATGCTATTACGGGGATATTCTTGCTGTTTTTCTACAAAATGGATTTATCAAGTTTAAAAAAATGGTTGGTTGTTTTATTCATTTTAGATATGTTATTTGCAGCTTTTTTAAGTGATTTACTTTCTGGACTTGTAACAACATCTGCACCTTCGATAATATCCTCATATAATGCCAGTTCATACGGTGCTAATTTATCTATAACAATAGAAAATGTTCCGGGTATACTTTACGATGCTGTTGTTGACATTCCTCACCATTTATTTTTATTTTTGATAGGCCTTTATCTAGGGAAATCTGGAGTATTCATGGAAACCAGGGATAGATTGGAATCTGTAGTGAGAGTGTCATGGTGGAGTATGGGTCTCTTTGTATTGTTTTATTTCTCAAGAATGATAGTGAGAAATTATGGTTTGGCTGATGAATACCTGTCCCTTCCTTTATCAAATTTATTTAATTTAAGTTTAACTTTCTTTTATATTACGTTGTTTGTAGTGTTTTATCACTGGAAAAAAGATAACTATATCTTTGATAGGTTCAGGTTAATTGGGAAGATGACCCTTACTAGTTATTTAACCCATAGTGTGATTTATTTGCTCTTATTCTACGAAATTAATTTGGGACTTTATAATGAACTCCCGACTATGCTAACTCCCTTGTTAGCTGTAGTTATTTATCTGGCGCAATCAGAATTTGCCAGGATTTGGTTAAACAAATTTGGCCATGGCCCTGTGGAGAAAGTTTGGCGTTTTTTTACTTACGTGGGAACAGATTAG
- a CDS encoding homoserine dehydrogenase: MTSTIKIGFLGFGTVGTGTVEVLTENKDLLTERVNAVLEVEKILVKNKTKSRTTQLNQNFISDKLTDDPEEILRNQDIQIVVEVMGTEEPALSYMKKAIKAGKHVVTANKEVIAKHGEDLTSLAKNNGVNFLYEASVAGGVPVIRPLKACLAGNTVKEISGILNGTTNYILTEMEEKEAEFNEALKKAQELGYAESDPTDDVEGFDAVRKLAIMTSMATNSTVLPEDIYTEGISGVTKEDLQFLGDHGYKIKLLGQTKINGTEVESRVAPTFLPCDNPLSSVSGVYNSILIKGEPVGYLTFTGEGAGKEATSSAVLSDIIEAARNGKHSNNFNGWSKNNFYKILDKEETSSLFYLRLVSSNPSQTEQEQKVNKSEIQNLLNHHGIELQQLDKKSSSNGKQELFIITELAKEQNVQNAISDLQDKSVELINIIRGDNSNGGR, translated from the coding sequence ATGACATCAACTATTAAAATTGGCTTTCTAGGCTTTGGTACAGTGGGGACAGGTACTGTGGAAGTTTTAACTGAAAATAAAGATTTGCTAACTGAGCGAGTTAATGCCGTACTAGAAGTGGAAAAAATTCTTGTAAAGAATAAAACTAAATCTAGGACAACACAACTTAATCAGAACTTCATATCAGACAAGCTTACAGATGATCCAGAAGAAATACTGAGAAACCAAGATATTCAGATAGTAGTTGAAGTAATGGGAACAGAAGAACCAGCTCTTAGTTACATGAAAAAAGCCATCAAAGCTGGTAAGCATGTAGTCACTGCCAATAAAGAAGTGATAGCCAAACACGGCGAAGATCTCACTTCTTTAGCCAAAAATAATGGTGTTAATTTCTTGTACGAAGCCAGTGTAGCCGGTGGTGTTCCAGTAATAAGGCCCTTAAAAGCATGCCTAGCTGGAAATACAGTTAAGGAAATTTCCGGTATATTGAACGGTACTACTAATTACATCTTGACCGAAATGGAGGAAAAGGAAGCAGAGTTCAATGAAGCCCTTAAAAAAGCACAAGAGCTTGGTTATGCTGAAAGTGACCCTACTGATGATGTAGAAGGTTTTGACGCTGTAAGGAAACTTGCCATAATGACATCTATGGCAACAAATTCTACTGTATTACCCGAAGATATATACACTGAAGGCATTTCTGGTGTAACAAAGGAAGATCTCCAATTTTTAGGTGATCATGGGTACAAAATTAAACTTCTTGGACAGACAAAAATTAATGGTACGGAAGTAGAAAGTCGGGTCGCACCTACTTTCTTACCCTGTGACAATCCGCTTTCATCAGTCTCCGGGGTTTATAATTCTATATTAATTAAGGGAGAACCAGTGGGTTATCTTACATTTACCGGCGAAGGGGCTGGTAAAGAAGCAACCTCCAGTGCTGTCTTATCCGATATCATTGAAGCTGCTAGGAATGGTAAGCATTCCAATAATTTCAATGGTTGGAGTAAAAATAATTTTTACAAAATCCTTGATAAGGAAGAAACCAGTTCACTATTTTATCTCAGGCTAGTAAGTTCAAATCCTTCTCAGACAGAACAAGAACAGAAAGTTAACAAATCCGAAATCCAAAACCTATTAAATCATCACGGCATTGAGTTACAGCAGTTAGATAAAAAATCTAGTTCAAATGGAAAACAAGAATTATTTATAATCACAGAATTAGCTAAAGAACAAAATGTACAAAACGCTATTTCTGATTTACAGGATAAGTCAGTTGAACTTATAAACATTATTAGAGGAGATAACAGTAACGGTGGAAGATAA
- a CDS encoding aspartate-semialdehyde dehydrogenase — translation MGINLAIVGSTGAVGQTILDILRENNLDFSLNNLKLLASENSAGTKITFGGKEITVEAANSSSFHDVDIAIFSAGSSVSKNLAPKAVESGAIVIDNSSAFRMDDKVPLVAAGVNYESLYEHEGIIANPNCSTIQMVCALKPILDHAGIKRIVVSTYQSVSGTGYQAMKELTEQSPKYLNNEAIEKQIYPHQIAFNMLPHLDSFDENGDTKEELKMVNETKKIFQDENIGVTATTVRVPVFIGHSEAVNIETKSKLSACDARQLLENFSEVEVIDDPFEAKYPTPIEIAGKDQVYVGRIREDLSIDNGLNLWVVADNLRRGAAFNALLLTEYLAKYII, via the coding sequence ATGGGTATAAATTTAGCAATTGTAGGAAGTACCGGGGCAGTCGGGCAAACCATCCTGGATATTTTAAGAGAAAATAATTTGGATTTTTCTTTAAATAACTTAAAGCTCTTGGCATCTGAAAATTCGGCCGGTACTAAAATCACCTTTGGAGGTAAAGAAATTACCGTAGAAGCTGCCAATTCTTCCTCTTTTCACGATGTTGACATTGCCATTTTTAGTGCCGGTTCATCTGTTAGTAAAAATTTGGCTCCTAAGGCTGTAGAATCTGGAGCCATTGTAATAGATAACAGTAGTGCTTTTAGGATGGATGATAAGGTACCTCTGGTGGCAGCTGGAGTTAATTATGAATCTTTATATGAGCATGAGGGAATAATTGCCAATCCTAATTGCTCCACAATTCAAATGGTCTGTGCATTAAAACCAATATTAGACCATGCCGGTATCAAGAGAATTGTAGTATCTACATATCAGTCCGTTTCTGGTACAGGTTATCAAGCAATGAAGGAATTAACAGAACAAAGTCCAAAATATTTAAATAATGAAGCCATTGAAAAACAGATATATCCCCATCAAATAGCCTTTAACATGCTTCCACACCTGGATTCTTTTGATGAAAATGGAGATACGAAAGAAGAATTGAAAATGGTTAATGAAACTAAAAAAATCTTTCAAGATGAAAACATAGGAGTTACTGCTACTACTGTACGGGTGCCAGTTTTTATTGGACATTCTGAAGCGGTCAATATTGAGACAAAGTCTAAGCTTTCAGCTTGTGACGCAAGGCAATTACTAGAAAATTTTTCGGAAGTAGAAGTTATTGATGACCCTTTTGAAGCAAAATATCCCACTCCTATTGAGATTGCCGGTAAAGACCAAGTCTATGTAGGTAGAATAAGAGAGGATCTTTCCATTGATAATGGGCTTAATTTGTGGGTAGTAGCTGATAACTTGAGACGAGGAGCTGCCTTTAATGCTTTGTTATTAACTGAATATTTAGCTAAATATATAATTTAA